Below is a window of Burkholderia cepacia DNA.
AACGCGCCGGGCACGGTTGCGAACACCGGTTCCCAGCACAACAGGCCGAATAGTGAATTGATCAGCGTGTTTTCGACGTAATGGACCGGTGACGCCGGTTGCGCGAGATGGTCGCGCACCGCGAATTCGACGCTGACGAATGCGTCGGGACGCGTGAGCACGAGTGTTTCGCGCGGTGCGCCGGCCGCTGCGGCCGCACGTTCGACGCGCTGGCCGGCGCGGCGCTGCAGGCGCGGCAGCATGCGCTCGACGCGCTGGCGTTCCTCGTCGCTCTCGAAGCCGCCGCGCGCGTCGAGCGCCAGCACGAGCGCGTCGTCGTCGCGCCCGCAGCGCTCGAGCACGCGGATGCGCCGGTGGCGGCTGCCGGGCCACGCACTGCGTGTATATGCGTCGAGCGCGGTATCCCAGTCGGCGCGGCGCTCGCAGGTCTGGCCGAGCGCGAACAGCAGCTTCGCGCGACGCGTCGCGAGCCATGGCTGCCCGCAGCCCACGGCGTCGATTGCGCGCATCAGGTCGTCGAACGGCAGGTCGTCGGGCCACGCATCGAGCGCGTCGCGGCACATCTGCAGCGCGAGATACGCATCGACGTCGCCGCGCTGCTGGAACGCGCGCGACGACGGTGCGATCGGCACGCTTTCGTACTGGAACACGCCGAGATCGGCGAGCACGAACTCGCTCCAGTCCTGATGGAGATTGCCGAAGAACATCAGCCGCAGCCGGTCGCACAGCGCGCCGACCGTCACGCGCAACACGCGGTCGCCGGCCTGCGCGCACCACGCGTCGAGCGGCTGCGCGGTGTCGTGCCCGGGGCGCAGCCGTTCGAGCCATTCGGGCTTGCGCTCGCCGGCATGGGCGGCAAGCGACGGGAAAATGTGCAGCAGATCGGCCTTGGTCGACAACGCGAACAGCTCGTCGAGCGTAAGCGCGGGCGCCGGATCGACCCAGC
It encodes the following:
- a CDS encoding VRR-NUC domain-containing protein: MTPASPTPPAFYYLTNFERALAWLGERYDDLFDAHEHAFVRQFATLPQPSRALLVRMLMRSGSDFRASKLVYEEIGSTLDAVTPLVELGWVDPAPALTLDELFALSTKADLLHIFPSLAAHAGERKPEWLERLRPGHDTAQPLDAWCAQAGDRVLRVTVGALCDRLRLMFFGNLHQDWSEFVLADLGVFQYESVPIAPSSRAFQQRGDVDAYLALQMCRDALDAWPDDLPFDDLMRAIDAVGCGQPWLATRRAKLLFALGQTCERRADWDTALDAYTRSAWPGSRHRRIRVLERCGRDDDALVLALDARGGFESDEERQRVERMLPRLQRRAGQRVERAAAAAGAPRETLVLTRPDAFVSVEFAVRDHLAQPASPVHYVENTLINSLFGLLCWEPVFATVPGAFFHPFQRGPADLHAPDFAARRADAFDACFAQLDSGAYRDTIRRHFATKAGLQSPFVFWGVLTDALLDEALACLPPEHLRLWFTRLLADIRSNRSGLPDLIRFWPDERRYELIEVKGPGDRLQDNQTRWLAYCVAHGIPVRVVDVEWAVDGLAHAEAAGLSA